The following are from one region of the Pygocentrus nattereri isolate fPygNat1 chromosome 20, fPygNat1.pri, whole genome shotgun sequence genome:
- the ak6 gene encoding adenylate kinase isoenzyme 6, giving the protein MRIMKRPNILLTGTPGVGKTTLGKELAERTGLTYVNVGDLAQEDQLFDGFDEEYQCPILDEDKVVDELEDKMTDGGVIVDYHGCDFFPERWFHIVFVLRTDNTNLYNRLESRGYTGKKLQDNVQCEIFQTIYEEAMEAYKEEIVHQLPSNNPEDLERNLEQIMNWIEQWMKDNN; this is encoded by the exons ATGAGAATCATGAAGAGGCCGAACATCCTTCTCACCG GAACGCCAGGAGTTGGGAAGACCACACTTGGGAAAGAACTGGCTGAGAGGACGGGGCTGACTTACGTCAACGTTGGAGATTTGGCACAGGAAG ATCAGCTGTTTGATGGGTTTGATGAGGAGTATCAGTGCCCCATTCTGGATGAAGACAAG GTTGTGGATGAACTGGAGGACAAAATGACCGATGGAGGTGTCATCGTGGACTACCATGGTTGTGACTTCTTCCCCGAACGCTGGTTTCACATCGTGTTTGTCCTCCGCACAGACAACACTAACCTCTACAACAGACTTGAGAGCAG GGGTTACACAGGAAAGAAGCTCCAGGATAACGTCCAGTGTGAGATCTTCCAGACCATCTATGAAGAGGCCATGGAGGCTTACAAAGAGGAGATTGTGCACCAGCTCCCTAGCAACAACCCTGAAGACCTGGAGAGGAACCTGGAGCAGATCATGAACTGGATCGAGCAGTGGATGAAGGACAATAACTGA